A window from uncultured Desulfobacter sp. encodes these proteins:
- a CDS encoding M15 family metallopeptidase: MDRRTFLKIAGSTALAGIYLPPLGSLGTAWADDSRCRTCAPDQGVKDALVETEESPGEIEPLKVRFFNQDFKDDVFLSDNEMTLLLSTHRRFKRIQKQIGHGNFCLAGFDDALACAQTYACIGAFPRPELDFLEKLFHRPAHDYGFMGTKTIPHLTWQVPLEKTIAVHGSGNYLYKGRSQALYQDIRKKIGNEAVLTSGIRGVSKQFLLFLDKAVQSRGNLSMASRSLAPPGYSFHATGDFDMGEKGFGVDNFTEKFTRTRVYNRLASLGYIRFRYGPRNHLGVRYEPWHVEV, from the coding sequence GTGGATCGCAGAACATTTTTAAAAATTGCAGGATCAACCGCCCTTGCAGGGATATATTTGCCGCCGCTCGGCAGTTTGGGAACAGCCTGGGCAGATGATTCACGTTGCCGGACATGTGCCCCGGACCAGGGCGTCAAGGATGCCCTGGTGGAGACTGAAGAATCGCCCGGGGAGATAGAGCCTTTAAAAGTGAGGTTTTTCAATCAAGACTTTAAAGATGATGTCTTTTTATCTGACAATGAAATGACACTTCTTTTGTCAACCCATAGGCGGTTCAAACGTATCCAAAAGCAGATCGGCCACGGCAACTTTTGTCTGGCAGGGTTTGATGATGCCCTGGCCTGTGCCCAAACCTATGCCTGCATTGGGGCCTTTCCCCGACCGGAACTTGATTTTCTGGAGAAATTGTTTCATCGTCCGGCCCATGATTACGGCTTTATGGGAACAAAGACGATTCCCCACCTGACCTGGCAGGTGCCTTTGGAAAAAACAATAGCAGTACACGGTTCAGGCAATTATCTGTACAAGGGCAGGTCCCAGGCCTTGTATCAGGATATCCGGAAAAAAATAGGCAACGAGGCGGTTCTGACCTCGGGCATCCGGGGAGTGTCCAAGCAGTTTCTGCTTTTTTTAGACAAGGCGGTGCAAAGCCGTGGGAATCTGTCCATGGCCTCCAGATCCCTTGCGCCACCGGGCTATTCTTTCCATGCCACCGGCGATTTTGATATGGGTGAAAAAGGCTTTGGTGTGGATAACTTTACCGAAAAGTTTACCCGGACCCGGGTGTACAACCGGTTGGCGAGCCTTGGGTATATTCGGTTCAGGTATGGGCCGAGAAATCACTTGGGTGTCAGGTATGAGCCCTGGCATGTTGAAGTCTGA
- a CDS encoding (Fe-S)-binding protein gives MAETVIKLGRKKKASTFIDKVKEILPEGGNLNACLTCGACSSGCPATGLADMDPRKFLRMAALGMDEEIAASDWPWMCTMCMRCIYVCPMQIDIPQLVFNARALRPREERPKGILGSCDMALRNDTTSAMGTNEEDFEFVVDDVLEEYREAQPEFADMEAPIDKEGAEFFLNQNSREPNTEPDEMVPLWKILHTVGANWTYGSKGWAGENYCMFLADNESWKHITKTSADKANNLGVKTFLNTEUGHVTFSVRAGLKKFNLEHNFDVKNIYEYYAKWIREGKLKVNSDWNKDLKIKFTVQDPCQIVRKSYGDPIADDLRFVVKSVVGEENFIDMQPNRSNNFCCGGGGGFLQSGFKEERLAYGKIKDDQIQATGADYCIAGCHNCHAQIHELSHHYGGNYGVVHLWTLICLSMGILGPNEREYLGEELKEVNVFHPETAM, from the coding sequence ATGGCAGAGACTGTCATCAAACTGGGCCGAAAAAAAAAGGCCTCAACTTTTATCGACAAGGTTAAAGAGATTCTGCCCGAGGGCGGAAACCTTAATGCCTGTCTGACATGTGGCGCCTGCTCATCAGGCTGCCCGGCCACCGGGCTGGCAGACATGGACCCGCGTAAATTTCTGCGCATGGCTGCCCTGGGCATGGATGAGGAAATTGCCGCATCAGACTGGCCCTGGATGTGTACCATGTGCATGCGCTGCATCTATGTCTGTCCCATGCAAATTGATATCCCACAGCTTGTGTTCAACGCCCGGGCATTGCGCCCCAGAGAAGAGCGACCCAAAGGCATCCTGGGTTCATGTGACATGGCATTGAGAAATGACACCACCTCTGCCATGGGTACCAACGAAGAAGACTTTGAATTCGTTGTGGATGATGTTCTCGAAGAATACCGGGAAGCTCAGCCTGAATTTGCCGACATGGAAGCGCCCATTGACAAGGAAGGGGCGGAATTCTTCCTGAATCAGAACTCCAGGGAACCCAACACGGAACCTGACGAGATGGTGCCCTTGTGGAAAATCCTGCATACGGTCGGCGCCAACTGGACCTATGGTTCCAAAGGCTGGGCCGGAGAAAACTACTGTATGTTCCTGGCCGATAACGAATCCTGGAAACACATTACTAAAACCTCAGCAGATAAGGCCAATAACCTGGGGGTTAAGACGTTCCTAAACACCGAGTGAGGGCACGTAACATTCTCAGTCCGGGCCGGACTGAAAAAATTCAATCTCGAACATAACTTTGATGTAAAAAATATTTACGAATACTATGCCAAATGGATTCGCGAAGGCAAACTCAAGGTCAACTCTGACTGGAACAAAGACCTGAAAATCAAATTCACGGTCCAGGACCCCTGTCAGATTGTAAGAAAAAGCTATGGCGACCCCATTGCCGACGACCTGAGATTTGTGGTGAAATCCGTTGTCGGCGAAGAAAACTTCATCGACATGCAGCCCAACCGCTCCAATAACTTTTGCTGCGGCGGCGGCGGCGGATTCCTCCAATCCGGGTTTAAAGAAGAACGACTGGCTTATGGCAAAATTAAGGACGATCAGATCCAGGCCACCGGCGCCGACTACTGCATCGCCGGTTGCCACAACTGCCATGCCCAGATCCATGAACTCAGCCACCATTACGGCGGCAACTACGGCGTGGTTCATCTCTGGACCCTTATTTGCCTGTCTATGGGCATTCTTGGCCCCAATGAAAGAGAATACCTGGGGGAAGAACTTAAAGAAGTAAACGTCTTCCATCCGGAAACCGCCATGTAG
- a CDS encoding phage holin family protein: MLINLLILSVAVFLVANFLPGIQVKHFGTAIMVAIVYSLINFFFGWLLVFLSIPFIIITFGLFKLVINAVLLWLTDKVLDDFQIKDFLTTFIAALCITLVDSAIKWILV, translated from the coding sequence ATGTTGATCAACCTTCTGATTTTAAGTGTTGCGGTGTTTCTGGTGGCTAATTTTTTACCCGGCATCCAGGTTAAACATTTTGGGACCGCCATTATGGTGGCCATTGTTTACAGCCTGATTAATTTTTTCTTTGGCTGGCTGCTTGTTTTCTTGTCCATTCCGTTTATCATCATTACCTTCGGGCTGTTTAAGCTGGTGATCAATGCCGTGCTGCTCTGGCTCACCGATAAAGTATTAGACGATTTTCAAATTAAGGATTTTTTAACAACATTTATAGCAGCCCTGTGCATTACCCTGGTGGATTCCGCCATCAAATGGATCCTCGTGTAA
- the coxB gene encoding cytochrome c oxidase subunit II, which translates to MNEIINPVTLVDRSFIFIIGFSFVFLCCITAVMIYFVIRYRRSRNPMPSDIRGHMGLEIAWTAIPTAIAMLMFISGWQSYAGLRSVPEDALEIKVMAQSFTWIFVYENDKEVENELVVPVNRPIRLDISSLDVIHSLFIPAFRVKVDAVKGIKTYAWFLPEKTGEYFLQCTEFCGTGHADMTGKVIVKSQEEFDAWLEEDDAW; encoded by the coding sequence ATGAATGAAATTATCAATCCAGTAACCCTTGTTGACCGGTCGTTCATTTTCATCATTGGGTTTTCCTTTGTTTTTCTTTGCTGCATTACTGCCGTGATGATCTATTTTGTCATCCGGTACCGCAGAAGCCGTAACCCGATGCCTTCGGACATTCGGGGACACATGGGCCTTGAGATCGCCTGGACCGCCATTCCTACGGCCATCGCGATGCTCATGTTTATTTCCGGGTGGCAGTCCTATGCGGGGCTCAGGTCCGTGCCCGAAGATGCCCTTGAGATCAAGGTGATGGCCCAGTCCTTTACATGGATTTTTGTCTATGAAAATGACAAAGAGGTGGAAAACGAACTGGTTGTGCCGGTGAACCGGCCCATCCGGTTGGACATATCTTCCCTGGATGTGATTCACTCTTTGTTTATTCCGGCGTTCCGGGTCAAGGTTGACGCCGTCAAGGGCATAAAGACCTATGCCTGGTTTCTGCCTGAAAAAACCGGGGAGTATTTTTTACAGTGTACGGAGTTTTGCGGTACCGGCCATGCAGACATGACCGGGAAGGTGATCGTCAAATCCCAGGAAGAATTTGATGCGTGGCTGGAAGAAGATGATGCGTGGTAA
- a CDS encoding UbiA family prenyltransferase, with protein sequence MRGWKKMMRGNSPISIQAAGSRPLSGLGMFPLLFELTKIRLSLYMGLSGATGYVLAQTRPSTGAVVVGFWIVLLAAGSAVVNNIQDRLYDKKFERTRERVMPSGRISLPMAASLALFFSLTGLAGLCHLSFMAGALGVGALILYNGIYTPLKKKYPMVAMVPGAVCGMLPPAIGWVAATASDSGTASMIHLWSFMACLGVWQWPHSLLIFAAYPSTLGNRMTSRELDCLIMIWTLLFSQAVLLFIIQQGIILTSLAISMFLIFILFPVTIASVLFIPRDKKKENQLYADARKKACLMGFKLTNLVILTLFAAILTDRLTLFFARCGI encoded by the coding sequence ATGCGTGGCTGGAAGAAGATGATGCGTGGTAATTCGCCCATATCCATACAGGCGGCCGGTAGCCGCCCTTTGAGCGGGCTGGGAATGTTCCCATTGCTTTTTGAGCTGACCAAGATCCGTCTCAGTCTTTATATGGGCTTGTCCGGTGCCACCGGATATGTCCTGGCCCAAACCAGGCCGTCCACAGGCGCTGTTGTTGTGGGATTCTGGATCGTGTTGCTTGCCGCAGGATCCGCAGTCGTGAACAATATCCAGGACCGACTCTACGACAAAAAGTTTGAACGTACCCGGGAACGGGTCATGCCAAGTGGCCGGATATCTCTGCCCATGGCAGCAAGCCTTGCGCTATTTTTTTCTTTAACCGGGCTGGCCGGATTATGTCATCTCTCTTTTATGGCAGGGGCATTGGGCGTAGGGGCGTTGATTCTTTACAACGGAATATATACCCCGTTAAAAAAAAAATATCCAATGGTTGCCATGGTGCCTGGCGCCGTTTGCGGGATGCTGCCCCCGGCCATTGGCTGGGTTGCTGCCACAGCATCAGATTCCGGGACAGCATCCATGATTCATCTGTGGTCATTTATGGCCTGTCTGGGTGTCTGGCAGTGGCCCCACTCTTTGCTGATCTTTGCCGCGTATCCAAGCACTCTTGGCAATCGCATGACATCCCGGGAATTGGACTGCCTGATCATGATCTGGACTTTATTATTCAGTCAGGCGGTACTGCTTTTTATTATTCAGCAGGGAATTATTCTAACAAGCCTTGCCATATCTATGTTTTTAATTTTCATTCTCTTCCCTGTTACTATTGCCAGCGTGCTTTTCATTCCCCGAGATAAAAAAAAAGAAAATCAGCTTTACGCAGATGCCAGAAAAAAAGCCTGTTTGATGGGTTTTAAACTCACCAATCTGGTTATACTTACACTTTTTGCAGCAATTCTTACGGATCGTTTGACTCTTTTTTTCGCAAGATGCGGAATATAA
- a CDS encoding cytochrome C oxidase subunit IV family protein: MASHIISYKTLALTLGALLVLTCVTVGASYVDMGRLNVWIALGIASLKGALVVVIFMHMKYESRILVVSFISTLCFLAIMIGFTFWDIAFR, translated from the coding sequence ATGGCTTCCCACATTATCTCTTACAAAACCCTGGCATTAACCCTTGGGGCATTGCTGGTCCTGACCTGTGTCACAGTGGGGGCATCCTATGTTGACATGGGACGGCTTAACGTTTGGATCGCCTTGGGGATTGCTTCGCTGAAGGGCGCTCTGGTGGTGGTGATCTTCATGCACATGAAATATGAAAGCCGGATTCTGGTGGTCTCTTTTATATCCACCCTGTGCTTTTTGGCCATCATGATCGGCTTTACCTTCTGGGACATTGCATTCAGGTGA
- a CDS encoding prephenate dehydratase domain-containing protein, producing the protein MRLEPTITNAQQQVFSKKKRMADSNTLNATACAITGEPGSYSHKACLSYFGDDTAPVTMNSFKEVFAAVKNNTASYGVVPIENSLTGSVHENYDLLQTYNLRIIGEITIRIKHALITHPKTKLSAVKTILAPPHVIAQCQNYLVQMTTTEILPVRTGVCAVKQAQALDPSVAAIGPALAADIFTMAVADESIEDNPQNYTRFAVIARAI; encoded by the coding sequence ATGAGACTTGAACCGACCATCACAAACGCGCAGCAGCAAGTTTTCAGCAAAAAAAAACGAATGGCTGACTCAAATACGCTAAATGCGACCGCCTGCGCCATTACCGGAGAACCGGGAAGCTATTCACACAAGGCCTGCCTCTCCTATTTCGGCGATGATACCGCCCCGGTGACCATGAATTCATTCAAGGAGGTCTTTGCTGCCGTTAAAAACAACACCGCATCGTATGGCGTGGTGCCCATAGAAAATTCCTTGACCGGATCAGTCCACGAAAACTATGATCTGCTCCAGACGTACAATCTGAGAATTATCGGTGAAATCACCATTCGTATCAAACATGCGTTGATAACCCACCCTAAAACAAAACTGTCAGCAGTCAAAACCATCCTTGCGCCACCCCATGTCATTGCCCAATGCCAGAACTACCTGGTCCAGATGACCACAACGGAAATTTTACCTGTTCGCACAGGCGTCTGTGCGGTAAAGCAAGCCCAGGCCCTTGATCCGTCAGTGGCAGCCATTGGCCCGGCCCTGGCCGCGGATATCTTTACCATGGCTGTGGCCGACGAATCCATTGAAGACAATCCCCAAAATTATACGCGGTTTGCCGTGATTGCCAGGGCAATTTAA
- a CDS encoding ACT domain-containing protein, with product MPGQFKGHTRINKTFIIFSTGHRPGALLEVMQVFSDHHINLVKLESRPVLGKPWEYMFYAELEADLDDTVADPVISALLEKAETLKVLGRY from the coding sequence TTGCCAGGGCAATTTAAAGGGCATACGCGGATAAACAAAACCTTTATCATTTTTTCAACCGGCCACCGCCCGGGCGCCCTGCTTGAAGTGATGCAGGTGTTCAGCGACCACCATATCAATCTGGTGAAACTGGAATCACGCCCCGTGCTGGGAAAGCCCTGGGAATACATGTTTTATGCTGAGCTTGAGGCAGATCTTGACGACACGGTGGCCGATCCGGTGATCAGTGCCCTTTTAGAAAAAGCTGAAACCCTCAAGGTCTTGGGAAGGTATTAA